A window from Candidatus Methanoperedens sp. encodes these proteins:
- a CDS encoding transcriptional regulator produces the protein MALEIIIVLLAIIGVIIAYYLLKTVTHLIINAVLGLIILVAANVIFNVGINYSLPALLVCAFAGIPGAIIVIILHLLGVAFV, from the coding sequence GTGGCACTTGAAATTATAATCGTGTTATTAGCGATAATAGGAGTTATTATTGCATATTATTTATTAAAAACTGTAACCCATCTCATAATAAATGCTGTACTGGGGCTTATTATTCTTGTTGCTGCCAATGTAATTTTTAATGTCGGTATAAATTATTCTCTCCCAGCGTTACTTGTTTGCGCCTTTGCTGGAATTCCCGGTGCAATTATTGTAATAATTCTCCATTTGCTCGGAGTGGCTTTTGTATAA
- a CDS encoding flippase-like domain-containing protein — MRKLHLLVQIIIGVSIIAFILNKLNLNELFEVLKKTDLSYFIMACFSYLFLDMVLALRLSYLLKKIGHEMKLKDVFLSHMGGMIIGDITPGRSGYFLTPLILRKKAGIPITEGMACIFAPQGVEFILKVMGAIVAIIYLSFYLNIEQNFIIYAVVGSVILLVVGILMLLVSWNNEKMTSKFLGKIPFLNKFTENLSSFKDRSILIKDNLNVILILYMIGWIFAASQWYFLGKAIGIEISFPIFFLLHPLITILMFVPLSPAGLGLMEGGIILVFSFFGISPALGMVFSVLVRVSILVVDIVGLKTVISVSGKKQSEDW, encoded by the coding sequence ATGAGGAAGCTTCATTTATTAGTTCAAATCATTATTGGCGTATCTATTATTGCTTTTATATTGAATAAACTGAACCTGAATGAGTTATTTGAAGTTCTAAAAAAAACCGATTTAAGCTATTTCATAATGGCATGCTTCTCATACCTTTTCCTAGATATGGTACTCGCATTGCGTTTATCTTATCTGCTAAAAAAAATAGGGCATGAAATGAAGTTAAAGGACGTTTTTCTTTCACATATGGGAGGAATGATCATTGGAGATATAACTCCTGGAAGGAGTGGTTATTTTTTAACACCTTTAATATTAAGAAAAAAAGCTGGCATTCCTATTACAGAAGGAATGGCATGCATTTTTGCGCCGCAGGGGGTTGAATTCATCCTTAAGGTTATGGGTGCTATTGTAGCTATAATTTATTTATCTTTTTATTTGAATATTGAACAAAACTTCATTATTTATGCGGTGGTAGGTTCGGTAATTCTCCTGGTTGTCGGGATATTAATGCTGTTAGTATCATGGAATAATGAAAAAATGACATCAAAATTTTTGGGTAAGATCCCTTTTCTTAACAAGTTCACTGAAAATCTTTCTTCTTTTAAAGACAGGAGCATCCTGATCAAGGATAACTTAAACGTAATCTTGATATTATATATGATAGGATGGATATTTGCTGCATCGCAGTGGTACTTTTTAGGAAAAGCTATCGGAATTGAAATATCATTTCCTATTTTTTTTCTGCTTCATCCCCTCATTACGATTCTGATGTTTGTCCCATTATCACCCGCTGGCCTGGGGCTTATGGAGGGAGGAATAATCCTTGTATTTTCGTTTTTTGGAATTTCACCAGCTTTGGGAATGGTTTTTTCAGTTCTGGTGAGAGTCAGCATTTTAGTTGTTGATATAGTTGGTTTGAAAACTGTAATTAGCGTATCAGGAAAAAAGCAATCCGAAGACTGGTAA
- a CDS encoding UMP kinase has translation MKIVVSIGGSVLAKELHPENFKSYANAIKEIGKDHEVFIVTGGGKAAREYIGVVRDLGSDEATCDFIGIDITRINARLLIAAIGDAAYYEPPLNYKEARTASLTGKIIVMGGVTPGQTTDAVSAVLAEYVGADLLINATSIDGVYTSDPKKNKDAKKFGTMTPHQLIEIVMKTEMVAGANSPIDLLAAKIIERSNIKTIILNGENPQNIIDAVSGKYNGTVIGKDKKVKSGEK, from the coding sequence ATGAAGATCGTTGTTTCCATTGGTGGATCAGTCCTTGCAAAGGAATTACATCCTGAAAATTTCAAAAGCTATGCAAATGCGATTAAGGAGATTGGAAAGGATCATGAGGTATTTATTGTTACGGGGGGAGGAAAAGCTGCACGTGAATACATTGGGGTTGTGCGAGATCTTGGTTCTGATGAAGCCACATGTGATTTTATAGGTATTGATATCACGCGCATAAATGCCAGGCTTCTGATCGCAGCCATTGGCGATGCGGCCTATTATGAGCCTCCGTTGAACTACAAAGAGGCAAGAACCGCAAGCTTGACAGGCAAAATAATAGTAATGGGCGGTGTAACTCCGGGACAGACTACCGATGCTGTTTCTGCTGTCCTTGCAGAATATGTCGGCGCGGATCTGCTCATAAATGCGACGTCCATTGATGGCGTTTATACGAGTGATCCCAAAAAGAACAAAGATGCAAAAAAATTTGGAACCATGACACCTCATCAGCTTATTGAAATCGTAATGAAGACTGAGATGGTTGCAGGGGCCAATTCTCCGATAGACCTTCTGGCAGCGAAGATTATCGAGAGAAGTAATATTAAAACTATTATACTTAATGGGGAAAATCCACAAAATATCATTGATGCGGTTAGTGGAAAATATAACGGGACAGTAATAGGGAAGGACAAAAAAGTTAAATCAGGAGAAAAATGA
- the thpR gene encoding RNA 2',3'-cyclic phosphodiesterase, with product MIRTFIAVELPDRFIPEIEKIGSSLDMPGIKLVEPEQVHITLKFLGDIRENNVESILSALSQINCRQFEAKIKGVGVFPKPAYIKVIWLGAEGNFDVLHDEVERVLSLFKFEKDHHFSPHATLARVKRLRDKSLLLGNLKKLEHIDLGMMNVGSIYLKKSTLTPVGPIYETLGEIRLKD from the coding sequence ATGATAAGGACATTCATAGCTGTTGAGTTGCCTGATCGATTTATTCCTGAAATAGAAAAAATCGGATCTTCCCTGGATATGCCTGGAATAAAACTCGTTGAACCAGAACAGGTTCATATAACCCTGAAATTCCTGGGGGATATCAGGGAAAATAATGTCGAATCGATTTTATCTGCGTTATCACAGATAAATTGCAGGCAATTTGAAGCGAAAATAAAAGGCGTAGGCGTGTTTCCGAAACCTGCTTATATAAAAGTCATATGGCTTGGGGCTGAAGGTAATTTTGATGTACTGCATGATGAGGTTGAACGTGTACTTTCGCTATTTAAATTCGAAAAAGATCACCATTTCTCACCTCATGCAACCCTTGCCCGTGTTAAGCGATTAAGGGATAAGTCCTTACTTCTTGGCAATTTGAAAAAATTGGAGCATATAGACCTTGGAATGATGAATGTCGGATCCATTTATCTCAAGAAAAGTACGCTAACACCGGTTGGTCCTATATATGAGACCCTGGGGGAAATAAGGCTTAAAGATTAA
- a CDS encoding Trm112 family protein → MKRDLMDILCCPMCKGDLVLEVTEENEKEIVKGTLYCGKCKEYYPIDDGIPNMLPPELRE, encoded by the coding sequence ATGAAAAGAGATCTGATGGATATCCTGTGCTGCCCGATGTGTAAAGGCGACCTCGTACTTGAAGTTACAGAAGAAAATGAGAAAGAGATCGTTAAAGGGACGCTTTATTGCGGAAAATGTAAAGAGTATTACCCGATAGACGATGGTATTCCAAACATGCTGCCGCCGGAATTAAGGGAATGA